In one window of Phormidium ambiguum IAM M-71 DNA:
- a CDS encoding response regulator transcription factor, with amino-acid sequence MASVSVQIVESNPHLRSLLGWHLQQVGYRVYQAASLYQAREVFQLRQPTLVILDAELPDGDGLEFCRWLLRQQQPYILMLSARNTEADIVAGLKAGADDYLTKPFGMQEFLARIEALIRRNRMNIPPAYLDYGDLKIDLVQRRVRFQEELIDLTPQEFSLLYVLAQAGGQPLSRSELLNKAWPDAIDNPRTIDTHVLSLRKKLETDPRQPSIIQTIRNVGYRFNPEFLNSYHSQSHNSQNHGGEEPRNRSVPNHSFNGTNEPRNHELTQPTATASQALPISK; translated from the coding sequence GTGGCATCAGTTAGTGTTCAAATAGTTGAAAGTAATCCCCATCTGCGATCGCTACTTGGCTGGCACTTACAGCAAGTAGGATACCGCGTGTATCAAGCGGCCAGTCTCTACCAGGCGCGAGAAGTTTTTCAGCTACGTCAACCGACGTTAGTAATTCTCGATGCCGAACTTCCCGACGGCGATGGCTTAGAATTTTGTCGCTGGTTATTGCGCCAGCAGCAACCCTACATTCTCATGCTATCTGCACGGAATACCGAAGCCGATATCGTCGCAGGGTTGAAAGCAGGCGCAGATGATTATTTAACCAAACCTTTTGGAATGCAAGAATTTCTTGCCCGAATCGAAGCTTTGATTCGGCGCAATCGCATGAACATTCCCCCAGCTTACCTAGATTACGGCGATTTAAAAATCGACTTGGTACAGCGTCGGGTGCGCTTCCAAGAGGAATTAATCGATTTAACACCTCAAGAATTTAGCCTGTTATATGTTTTGGCACAAGCCGGAGGACAACCATTAAGTCGCTCCGAATTATTAAACAAAGCTTGGCCAGATGCAATAGATAATCCCCGGACTATTGATACCCACGTCCTTTCCTTACGGAAAAAACTGGAAACAGACCCTCGCCAACCAAGTATTATTCAAACTATTCGTAATGTTGGCTATCGGTTTAACCCAGAATTTCTGAATAGTTATCACTCTCAGTCCCATAACTCCCAAAATCATGGAGGAGAGGAACCGAGAAATCGCTCTGTACCAAATCACTCCTTTAATGGAACAAATGAGCCGAGAAACCACGAACTAACTCAGCCTACTGCTACTGCTAGTCAAGCTTTACCAATCAGCAAGTGA
- a CDS encoding DUF6761 family protein translates to MLQDTQTIRHYQKLTDSLVEMWNRGYRFDSLRLYLDGYLAALRHSKTLEPYHIHRLEEEATRYIYDPSNFELPEPEPESDYY, encoded by the coding sequence ATGTTACAGGACACTCAGACTATTCGGCATTACCAGAAACTTACTGATTCCCTAGTTGAAATGTGGAATCGGGGTTATAGATTTGATAGTTTACGGCTTTATTTGGATGGCTATTTAGCAGCTTTACGTCATAGTAAAACCCTAGAGCCGTATCACATTCATCGTTTAGAAGAAGAAGCTACTCGTTACATTTACGACCCATCAAATTTTGAATTACCAGAACCCGAACCGGAATCAGACTATTATTAG
- a CDS encoding phosphatase PAP2 family protein — protein MLKQFFQFIKKLLGARWQGLLLLFIGVYLPLQNFMLLAIHVRENADGFAWDKSILLGIHQTSSKQLDVLAVNLTKFGSVKIVIPIVLIISLILLFQKKWRSLTFLFTTTLGAAIINLTAKAIMHRIRPHLWQSLTPELDYAFPSGHAMTSMTLVIALVILTWGTIWCLPILIFGSLLVLAIGWTRLYLGVHFPSDILAGWSVSVAWAIGVSLLIKPQLPKAITGSPPEIPSETSLLPEEKD, from the coding sequence ATGCTAAAACAGTTTTTTCAGTTTATTAAAAAACTCCTTGGCGCTCGTTGGCAAGGTTTGTTACTGTTATTTATAGGAGTGTATCTACCTTTACAAAATTTTATGCTGCTGGCAATTCACGTTAGAGAAAATGCTGATGGTTTTGCTTGGGATAAATCTATTTTGCTGGGTATTCATCAAACATCAAGTAAACAATTAGATGTTTTGGCTGTCAATTTAACCAAATTTGGTTCTGTGAAAATTGTGATACCAATCGTACTAATTATTTCACTGATCTTATTGTTCCAGAAAAAATGGCGATCGCTCACCTTTTTATTCACCACTACTCTAGGTGCTGCAATCATCAATCTTACCGCCAAAGCAATCATGCACCGCATCCGTCCCCATCTTTGGCAATCACTAACTCCTGAACTAGATTACGCTTTTCCTAGCGGTCATGCTATGACCAGTATGACCTTAGTAATAGCTTTAGTAATTTTAACTTGGGGGACAATTTGGTGTTTGCCAATACTGATTTTTGGCAGTTTATTGGTTTTAGCTATTGGCTGGACTCGCCTATATTTAGGCGTACATTTTCCCAGCGATATTTTAGCTGGTTGGTCAGTTTCTGTGGCTTGGGCGATCGGAGTCAGCTTACTAATTAAGCCACAGTTGCCAAAAGCAATTACTGGATCACCGCCAGAAATTCCTTCTGAAACTTCTTTGCTTCCTGAAGAAAAAGATTAA
- the pyk gene encoding pyruvate kinase, which yields MPKVLHRTKIVATLGPASNRPEVIEKLVQAGMNVARLNFSHGSYEDHARTVALIRTISEKLDTPITILQDLQGPKVRVGLLPKGKIDLIEGEKITLVPISEYQDQINTVPIDYPDLAADAKPGEQVLLDDGLLELQIKEIEEKTVACEVIKGGILKNRKGVNFPNLNLRLPSLTEKDRQDLEFGISQGVDWISLSFVRKAEDVRSLKELLAAKGADIPVIAKIEKPQAISNIEEIVDECDGLMVARGDLGVEMSPEKVPLLQKRIIRMCNRKGIPVITATQMLDSMINNPRPTRAEASDVANAIMDGTDAVMLSGESAVGSYPVEAVEMMARIAYEVEKDLRFENNPAAKSDETHALSEALNSIDRTLPLRCIVAFTSTGYTALIASAERPKAPVFALTHNIKVYHRLNLIWGVTPLLLDNQVETFENALLQAEDLLVQRKLVASGDRILIMGGVPMQRPGGTNFLKIHTISV from the coding sequence ATGCCCAAAGTACTTCACCGGACTAAAATTGTTGCCACTCTTGGCCCTGCCAGCAATAGACCAGAAGTTATAGAGAAACTGGTACAAGCAGGAATGAATGTAGCCCGACTCAATTTTTCTCATGGTAGTTATGAAGATCATGCACGTACAGTTGCTTTAATCCGTACTATTTCCGAAAAATTAGATACACCAATTACAATTCTGCAAGACTTACAAGGGCCAAAAGTTCGGGTAGGTTTGTTGCCCAAAGGTAAAATTGACTTAATCGAAGGAGAAAAAATTACACTCGTACCGATTTCAGAATATCAAGATCAAATTAATACTGTACCTATTGATTACCCTGATTTAGCAGCAGATGCCAAGCCGGGAGAACAAGTACTTTTAGATGATGGACTTTTGGAACTGCAAATTAAAGAAATTGAGGAAAAAACTGTAGCCTGCGAAGTAATTAAAGGCGGAATTTTGAAAAATCGCAAAGGAGTCAATTTTCCCAACTTAAATTTACGTTTACCATCACTGACAGAGAAAGATCGGCAAGATTTAGAGTTTGGCATTTCTCAAGGAGTAGATTGGATTTCTTTGAGCTTTGTACGTAAAGCTGAAGATGTTCGCAGCTTGAAAGAATTATTAGCAGCTAAAGGTGCAGATATTCCAGTAATTGCCAAAATTGAAAAACCGCAAGCAATTTCTAACATTGAAGAAATTGTCGATGAATGTGATGGTTTGATGGTAGCAAGAGGTGATTTAGGCGTAGAAATGAGTCCCGAAAAAGTGCCGCTTTTACAAAAGCGAATTATTCGGATGTGTAATCGCAAAGGGATTCCGGTAATTACTGCGACTCAAATGTTAGATAGCATGATTAATAATCCTCGTCCGACTCGTGCAGAAGCAAGTGATGTTGCTAATGCAATTATGGATGGAACGGATGCGGTGATGCTTTCTGGTGAGTCTGCGGTAGGAAGCTATCCAGTGGAAGCAGTGGAAATGATGGCGCGGATAGCTTATGAAGTGGAAAAAGATTTGCGATTTGAAAATAATCCGGCGGCTAAAAGTGATGAAACTCATGCTTTAAGTGAGGCGCTAAATTCGATCGATCGCACTTTGCCATTACGTTGTATTGTGGCTTTCACAAGTACAGGTTATACGGCATTAATTGCTTCAGCAGAACGTCCGAAAGCACCTGTATTTGCTCTGACTCATAATATTAAAGTTTACCACCGTTTAAATTTAATTTGGGGTGTGACTCCTTTGTTGTTGGATAACCAGGTGGAGACTTTTGAAAATGCACTTTTGCAGGCAGAAGATTTGTTAGTTCAACGTAAATTAGTGGCAAGTGGCGATCGCATTTTAATTATGGGTGGTGTACCAATGCAACGTCCCGGAGGTACAAATTTCTTGAAAATACACACAATTAGTGTGTAG
- the rbsK gene encoding ribokinase, producing the protein MSIIVFGSINMDLVTRTPRLPVPGETLLGYEFFTAPGGKGANQAVGAALLGRTSYMIGRVGSDNFGQELLTSLKVAGVQTDSILIDDTTSSGVAVISVDDRSENTIIVVPGANGKVNSTDVERLEKLLPNASVLLLQLEVPIPAIIAAAAAAKKAKVKVILDPAPAPEKLPDELYTLADVITPNETEASRLVGFEITNQETMAKAAEVFLNRGVEIVVIKLGSKGVFCATNSETFMLPAFPVNAIDTVAAGDAFNAAMAAAFDSGLSLREAIKWGAAAGALATTKQGAQPSLPNKETFDTFLS; encoded by the coding sequence ATGAGTATAATTGTCTTTGGCAGCATCAACATGGATCTCGTCACCCGGACTCCGCGTTTACCAGTCCCCGGAGAAACTCTCTTAGGTTACGAATTTTTTACTGCGCCGGGAGGTAAAGGTGCAAATCAAGCAGTTGGTGCAGCACTTTTAGGCAGAACTAGTTATATGATTGGGCGAGTTGGTAGCGATAATTTTGGACAAGAATTATTGACATCTTTAAAAGTTGCAGGTGTACAAACTGACTCAATTTTAATTGATGATACTACAAGTTCTGGTGTGGCAGTAATTTCCGTTGACGATCGCAGCGAAAACACTATTATTGTAGTTCCCGGTGCAAACGGAAAAGTTAACTCTACAGATGTCGAAAGATTAGAAAAATTATTACCCAATGCCAGCGTCTTATTATTACAATTAGAAGTTCCAATTCCGGCAATTATCGCAGCAGCAGCAGCAGCAAAAAAAGCCAAGGTAAAAGTCATTCTCGATCCCGCACCAGCACCAGAAAAATTACCTGATGAACTCTACACTTTAGCTGATGTAATAACTCCCAATGAAACCGAAGCAAGTCGCTTAGTAGGATTTGAAATTACTAATCAAGAAACAATGGCAAAAGCGGCAGAAGTTTTTCTTAACAGAGGTGTAGAAATTGTCGTAATTAAACTAGGAAGTAAAGGAGTGTTTTGTGCAACTAATTCGGAAACTTTTATGCTACCAGCGTTTCCAGTAAATGCGATCGATACTGTAGCTGCTGGTGATGCTTTTAATGCAGCAATGGCAGCAGCTTTTGATAGTGGTTTATCCTTACGAGAAGCGATTAAATGGGGTGCAGCAGCAGGCGCTTTAGCCACAACAAAACAAGGCGCACAACCTTCTTTACCAAACAAAGAAACTTTTGATACTTTCTTAAGCTAG
- a CDS encoding nucleoside 2-deoxyribosyltransferase, with translation MRIYLAGPDVFLPDPMKAAKVKQEICQKYGFIGMFPFDNKLNLTHLSPKDAGIAIYKSNIQLMDSCDLIVANMTPFRGSSMDVGTAFEMGYMTAQGKPVFGYTNDGRLFADRIPQISPDLDNWGMAIEHFDMVDNLMLEAAIIVSGGEVRSQQIEPDNYYTELKVFEEVVKIAAKKLLS, from the coding sequence ATGCGAATTTACCTTGCTGGGCCTGATGTTTTTTTACCTGACCCAATGAAAGCTGCTAAAGTCAAACAAGAAATTTGTCAGAAGTATGGTTTTATCGGGATGTTTCCTTTTGATAATAAACTAAATTTAACTCATTTGTCTCCTAAAGATGCCGGAATTGCGATTTACAAAAGTAACATTCAACTGATGGATAGTTGCGATTTAATTGTGGCAAATATGACTCCGTTTCGCGGGTCAAGTATGGATGTGGGTACGGCTTTTGAAATGGGTTACATGACGGCGCAAGGAAAGCCTGTCTTTGGTTACACTAATGATGGGCGTTTATTTGCCGATCGCATTCCGCAAATTTCACCTGATTTGGACAATTGGGGCATGGCGATCGAGCATTTTGATATGGTAGATAATTTAATGTTAGAAGCTGCGATTATCGTCAGTGGCGGAGAAGTGAGAAGTCAGCAAATAGAACCAGACAATTATTATACGGAATTAAAAGTGTTTGAAGAAGTAGTGAAAATTGCTGCCAAAAAGTTACTTTCTTAA
- a CDS encoding nucleoside hydrolase translates to MLQKVKPKIIIDTDPGGDDSFALLWLLSLVKQGFAELVAVTAVDGNVHARYTFVGASKLLKLAGFPSIEVGKGVIGGSESELEDAGGIHGADGMGNLSHTLSEIDVKYEDAVYSDDILIDKLKANPGEITIIAIAPLTNLASAEKKCPGILKNAKEIIIMGGAFKVPGNIAPEAEFNIAYDVEAAATVFASRDDLIVIPIDVTEKLIFTNEMAEQIRQINPESEISKFIVSLCKFMTQTALAFRETQGKQGFLVHDAATLAYLFYPETLLFRRANVMIETKGEWTKGKTLIDRRNKTKFGANAWVAMEVDSVNLLAVMIEDLKILISETN, encoded by the coding sequence ATGCTCCAAAAAGTTAAGCCGAAAATTATTATCGATACCGATCCCGGAGGAGATGATTCTTTTGCTTTGTTATGGTTATTGAGTTTAGTAAAACAGGGATTTGCGGAACTAGTTGCTGTTACGGCTGTTGATGGAAATGTTCATGCAAGATACACTTTTGTTGGTGCTAGTAAACTTTTGAAATTAGCAGGTTTTCCATCCATAGAAGTTGGCAAAGGTGTGATTGGGGGATCGGAAAGCGAACTAGAAGATGCAGGGGGAATTCATGGCGCTGATGGGATGGGAAATCTTTCTCATACTTTGTCGGAAATTGATGTTAAATATGAAGATGCGGTTTATTCCGATGATATTTTAATTGATAAGTTAAAGGCTAATCCAGGGGAAATTACAATTATTGCGATCGCACCTCTCACAAACTTAGCATCTGCCGAGAAAAAATGTCCTGGTATTCTCAAAAATGCTAAAGAAATTATCATTATGGGAGGTGCGTTTAAAGTACCTGGAAATATTGCGCCAGAAGCAGAATTTAATATTGCTTATGATGTGGAAGCTGCGGCGACAGTTTTTGCTAGTCGTGACGATCTTATAGTCATTCCCATTGATGTGACAGAAAAGCTCATTTTTACTAATGAAATGGCTGAACAAATCAGACAAATTAACCCAGAAAGTGAAATTTCTAAATTTATAGTTTCTCTATGTAAATTTATGACTCAAACTGCCCTTGCTTTTCGAGAAACTCAAGGTAAGCAAGGTTTTTTGGTGCATGATGCTGCTACTTTGGCTTATCTGTTTTATCCTGAGACTTTGTTGTTTCGTCGTGCTAATGTAATGATTGAAACTAAAGGAGAATGGACAAAAGGAAAAACGCTGATTGATCGCCGAAATAAGACAAAATTTGGTGCTAATGCTTGGGTAGCGATGGAGGTTGATAGCGTTAACCTTTTAGCGGTAATGATTGAAGATTTAAAAATCCTTATTTCTGAGACAAATTAA
- a CDS encoding GntR family transcriptional regulator, with amino-acid sequence MILSSQPIERSKSLQEQTYQALRSSIMSGDLASGDRLVETQLAQKLQVSRTPIREALRQLQQEGLVTAEVNGGLRVTVITVTDAAQLYDCRLALEQVSVAGACENASELQLQTLEKFVVQAEKLTQRETSELNNFQLLDLDYQFHHLIAESSGNKWLVSLLDQVFDKMMLLRIQTMRQNPKVLEIRIEHQEIFAAIAQRNIPMATEKMKNHLISSKLRVVEEVKNLGIDDDR; translated from the coding sequence TTGATTCTGTCCTCGCAGCCGATCGAGAGGAGCAAATCGCTCCAAGAGCAGACTTACCAAGCATTGCGATCGAGCATCATGTCAGGGGATTTAGCTTCTGGCGATCGCTTGGTGGAGACACAGCTAGCACAGAAACTGCAAGTCAGCCGCACACCCATCCGCGAGGCGTTGCGCCAACTTCAGCAAGAGGGGCTAGTGACAGCAGAAGTTAATGGTGGCTTGCGAGTGACAGTAATTACCGTGACAGATGCAGCACAATTGTATGATTGTCGCCTTGCATTAGAGCAAGTTTCCGTTGCGGGTGCTTGTGAAAATGCCAGCGAATTACAGTTGCAAACATTGGAGAAATTTGTTGTTCAAGCAGAGAAACTAACACAGCGAGAAACTTCCGAATTAAACAACTTTCAATTACTAGATTTGGATTATCAATTTCATCATTTAATTGCGGAAAGTTCCGGGAATAAATGGTTAGTTTCTTTATTGGATCAAGTATTCGACAAAATGATGCTGTTGCGGATTCAAACTATGAGGCAAAACCCCAAAGTTTTGGAAATTAGGATTGAGCATCAAGAAATTTTTGCGGCGATCGCTCAACGTAATATTCCAATGGCAACCGAGAAAATGAAAAATCACTTAATTTCAAGTAAGCTTAGAGTTGTCGAGGAAGTAAAGAATTTGGGGATTGATGATGACAGGTAA
- a CDS encoding gamma-glutamylcyclotransferase, with protein MKRIFICGSALKGQPDHGNLQNASFIKPAKTQALYRLHAAGNGWHPAIYQVETGGISIPGEVYEMTQAEYEYLLANEPPNMYPGDVILEDGETLTAMLYPQELVEKYNWPDISHYGGWAAYKQDSQKVTA; from the coding sequence ATGAAAAGAATTTTTATTTGTGGTTCTGCATTAAAAGGACAGCCCGATCACGGAAATTTGCAAAATGCCAGCTTTATTAAACCTGCAAAAACCCAAGCTTTGTATCGCTTACACGCAGCAGGCAATGGTTGGCATCCAGCAATTTATCAAGTAGAAACAGGCGGAATTAGTATTCCAGGTGAAGTTTATGAAATGACGCAAGCAGAATACGAATACTTACTAGCTAACGAACCTCCAAATATGTATCCAGGGGATGTAATTTTAGAAGATGGCGAAACTTTAACAGCCATGCTTTATCCACAAGAATTAGTAGAAAAATACAATTGGCCTGATATTTCTCATTATGGCGGTTGGGCAGCTTATAAACAAGATAGCCAAAAAGTAACCGCGTAA
- a CDS encoding Zn-dependent hydrolase gives MMVATTLSINSKRLNESIEKLAEIGQVCAGGVTRIAFSQEDITARNLVQNWMIEAGMKVRIDPAGNIIGRYEGKQQNFPALATGSHIDTVPNGGRFDGNLGVLAGIEVVRTLNENNIRLEHPIEVIVFTDEENTMIGSKAMAGTASNNAEFYRLADGTPVEESLAKMGGDWSKFSSAKRDRSQIAAYIELHVEQGGILDNLDKQIGVVEGVVGMYRGIITVTGKANHAGTTPMEMRQDALVAAAQIVLEINNLGKILPGKQVATVGKFNVVPNATNIVPGQVEMSIDVRDLSGENVKNLIAKLEQRLTEIATNTQTKISLKPYLWVDPTLSAVAIQNAIVNSCNQLGFSHYSLPSRAGHDAQEIGRITDMGMIFIPSIEGISHSPKEYTTPEQCTQGTNILLQTFLRLDKIYTVNQTELVIN, from the coding sequence ATGATGGTAGCAACTACTTTATCAATTAACAGCAAACGACTGAATGAAAGTATAGAAAAATTAGCAGAAATTGGGCAAGTATGTGCTGGTGGAGTTACGCGAATTGCCTTTAGTCAAGAAGACATTACTGCACGGAATTTAGTGCAGAATTGGATGATTGAAGCTGGGATGAAAGTTCGCATCGATCCAGCAGGAAATATTATTGGTCGTTACGAAGGAAAACAGCAAAATTTTCCGGCATTAGCAACAGGATCTCATATAGATACTGTACCCAACGGAGGTCGATTTGATGGCAATTTAGGTGTATTAGCTGGAATTGAAGTAGTGAGAACTTTGAATGAAAATAATATTAGATTGGAACACCCAATCGAAGTTATTGTATTCACAGATGAAGAAAATACGATGATTGGTAGTAAAGCAATGGCGGGAACAGCTAGTAATAATGCTGAATTCTACCGACTTGCTGATGGTACACCAGTTGAGGAAAGTTTAGCCAAAATGGGAGGAGACTGGAGTAAATTTAGCAGTGCAAAACGCGATCGATCGCAAATAGCTGCTTACATAGAATTGCACGTAGAACAAGGCGGAATTTTAGACAATCTTGACAAACAAATTGGCGTAGTTGAAGGAGTTGTCGGGATGTATCGGGGAATAATTACTGTTACCGGAAAAGCCAATCATGCTGGAACAACCCCGATGGAAATGCGCCAAGATGCCTTAGTTGCAGCTGCTCAAATTGTCCTAGAAATCAACAATTTAGGCAAAATTTTACCCGGAAAACAAGTAGCAACAGTTGGTAAATTTAACGTAGTTCCTAATGCAACAAACATTGTCCCCGGACAGGTAGAAATGAGTATTGACGTGCGAGATTTGTCCGGCGAAAACGTAAAAAATTTAATTGCTAAATTAGAACAAAGATTAACTGAAATTGCTACCAATACGCAAACTAAAATTAGTTTAAAACCTTACTTGTGGGTAGATCCAACTTTATCAGCTGTAGCGATTCAGAATGCGATCGTAAACTCATGCAATCAACTAGGCTTTTCTCATTATAGTTTACCCAGTCGTGCCGGACACGATGCCCAAGAAATAGGACGTATTACCGACATGGGAATGATTTTCATCCCCAGCATAGAAGGAATCAGTCATTCTCCCAAAGAATACACCACACCCGAACAATGTACCCAAGGAACAAACATACTATTACAAACATTTTTGCGTTTAGATAAAATTTATACAGTAAATCAAACAGAACTAGTGATTAATTAA
- a CDS encoding FAD binding domain-containing protein encodes MDLHNIETYLSPQKIEEITNWKTGWTWLAGGTWLFTEPQPQINTLVDLQNLKWSEIEINSEGLTIGATCIMSQLSKHTFPENWTAVKGLKSAVQELASFKIQNVATVGGNLCLALPAGTFAPVMIVLDAKYQILPLSGEPYWISALEFQTGAKQTILKPGEVLRKIFIPKENLELQINYQRICVATAGLAVSIVVAAYNPNTQKIRFGISGCVPSPKFIEFAQIPSKTEIIEKLNTTIPLTNYLNDTTASNTYRQHITQILIDRSLNLS; translated from the coding sequence ATGGATTTACACAACATTGAAACATACCTTAGTCCCCAGAAAATAGAAGAAATAACCAATTGGAAAACCGGATGGACTTGGTTAGCTGGTGGTACTTGGTTATTCACCGAACCGCAACCGCAAATTAACACCTTAGTTGACTTACAAAACCTAAAATGGTCAGAAATAGAAATTAACTCCGAAGGTTTAACAATTGGCGCAACTTGTATCATGAGTCAATTATCAAAGCACACCTTTCCAGAAAATTGGACAGCAGTAAAAGGATTAAAAAGCGCCGTTCAAGAACTAGCATCATTCAAAATTCAAAACGTCGCCACTGTCGGAGGAAACCTGTGTTTAGCATTACCAGCAGGAACATTTGCACCAGTAATGATAGTCCTAGATGCAAAATATCAAATACTCCCATTATCAGGCGAACCTTATTGGATTTCCGCCTTAGAATTTCAAACAGGTGCAAAGCAAACAATCCTCAAACCTGGAGAAGTTTTGCGAAAAATATTCATCCCCAAAGAAAACTTAGAATTACAAATTAACTACCAGCGAATTTGCGTTGCAACTGCTGGACTTGCCGTTTCAATTGTAGTAGCAGCTTATAACCCAAACACCCAAAAAATCAGATTTGGGATTAGTGGTTGCGTACCTTCACCAAAATTCATTGAATTTGCCCAAATCCCCTCAAAAACCGAAATAATAGAAAAACTTAACACCACAATTCCATTAACTAATTATCTAAACGATACAACAGCCTCTAACACATATCGTCAACATATAACCCAAATTTTAATAGATCGATCGCTAAATTTATCATAA